From Pungitius pungitius chromosome 9, fPunPun2.1, whole genome shotgun sequence, one genomic window encodes:
- the LOC119218125 gene encoding syntaxin-3-like: MKDRLAQLKEKADAGGDDIEVPVENEAFMDDFFNQAEDIRSSIDKIDENVTEIKKLYSTILSAPTSEQKTQDDVEALTNEIKKSANNARNKLKCIEGQLESNKDERAGADIRIRKSQHAILAKKFVEVMTKYNEAQVDFRDKSKGRIARQLEITGKATTDEELEEMLEGGNSAVFSAGIMDSKINQQALNEIEARHKDIMRLESSIKELHDMFVDIAMLVENQGGMIDRIEGNMDQSVGFVERAVADTKKAAKFQQEARRKQMMIFCCCVILALILGSFVFSFFK; this comes from the exons ATGAAGGACCGACTGGCGCAGCTGAAAGAG AAGGCTGATGCTGGAGGCGATGACATTGAGGTTCCTGTGGAGAATGAGGCTTTCATGGATGATTTCTTTAATCAG gCTGAAGATATCCGTAGCAGCATTGACAAGATTGACGAGAatgtcacagaaataaaaaaactttaCTCCACCATCTTGTCTGCCCCGACATCTGAACAga AAACACAAGATGACGTTGAAGCCCTCACCAACGAGATCAAGAAGTCAGCCAACAATGCAAGAAACAAACTTAAAT GTATTGAGGGCCAGCTTGAGTCGAACAAAGATGAGAGAGCCGGCGCAGACATTAGGATACGCAAATCACAG CATGCCATCCTGGCCAAGAAGTTTGTAGAGGTGATGACCAAATACAACGAGGCTCAGGTTGACTTCAGAGATAAGAGCAAAGGACGAATTGCCCGTCAGCTGGAGATCA CCGGAAAAGCTACAACGGATGAGGAGCTGGAAGAGATGCTCGAGGGAGGCAACTCAGCCGTCTTTAGTGCTGGG ATAATGGACTCTAAGATCAACCAACAGGCCTTGAATGAGATTGAGGCACGTCATAAAGACATCATGAGGCTGGAAAGTAGCATCAAAGAGCTGCATGACATGTTTGTTGACATTGCCATGCTGGTTGAGAATCAG GGTGGTATGATTGACAGAATTGAGGGCAACATGGACCAGTCGGTGGGCTTTGTAGAGAGAGCAGTGGCCGACACCAAAAAGGCAGCCAAATTCCAGCAGGAGGCGCGCAGA AAACAAATGATgatcttctgctgctgtgttaTCTTGGCCTTGATACTGGGTTCATTTGTCTTCAGCTTCTTCAAGTAG